The DNA region CGGTATCGTCGAATCCTCCGTCGACGTCTAATTCTTCATCGTCGTCGGTCATCGAATTCAAACTCATTCTCTCGCCGCTAGGGGGCGTCAGCGGACTCAACGAACTGCTAtcgatgttgttgttgttgttgttgctcgGCGGACTCTGAGCGTTGCTAGGCGGACTCGCGTTGTTAGCGGCCGCATTGTTGCGTCGTTGATGCCAGCGACGGTGAATTTCTAACGGGCCGCGGTTCGTGAATATTTTCCCGCAATCCTCGCACGGGTATTCGTCGCCATAGCGATGAGCCGAACGGACGTGACGCGTTAACAGATACTGGCTGTGGAACTTCTCGTCGCAATGTTCGCACTGGTGCGACATCGAGCGATGGGTCGCGATGTGTTCGTTTAACGCCCGTAGTTCCGTGAAACGCTCCTCGCACAGCCCGCACTGCGCGCCCATACTCGGGTTGTAGTTATCGACGTGCGCCTGTAGGTGGCGCTCGAGCGTCGCGACCGCTTTGAATCCCTGCAGACAGAAGTTGCACGTCGTGCCGCGATTCACCTCGTGGATTCTCATGTGACGATGTAGATTCCCGCTCTGAGCGAATCGAGCCTGACAGATGTTACAAGCATACGGTCGTTCACCtgcaaataaatatcaatcagAATTAGAAATTCCTAGCGGTTCGATTTCATGATAATGTTAAACAGGGTGGCGCCATTTTTATTTGACTAGCTTTTTTCCAGACTATTCTCTGACACGCGCGCTGTTTTCCATGACCGCTAAGAATTTGACCAATAAACATAAACAAATGTGTAAGACATACACGTAAACTGTTcgcaaatttccctgacttgaagcttttttgtgttttcaaaattccccgactatCCCCGATTTTATTAAGAAATGAATATTCCCTGATTTAAACCTCAGTCAAATGTGTGATACAGATGGAAACAGTTAAATTTTACTTGTGATTTAGCAATCTAAACGAATGTCCCTGACTTTAAGCCTTTTTTTCTTAACAAAATACCGCGACTATTTCCGGATTTTTAAAGAAACAAGTTCCCTGACAATTCCCCAATCTAAACGAATGACCCTGACTTTACGCCGCAACTATTCCCTgattatagaaaataaagtaCTGTCactattccctgatttccccATGAACCCCTGCGTACATACCTGTATGAGTGCGTATATGATGAACCCTTGATTTATGATGAGCGAACGACATGTCACAATACGGACATTTATACGGTTTCTCGCCGGTGTGGGTCCGCGTGTGATGACGCAACGTCGTACGCTGTACGAACGTCTTCGGACAATACGCGCACTGAAATAGttccgacgacgacgatgacgctGATCGCGGCGTATGAATACGCTCGTGTTGTTTACGCGCGGCCGACTTCGCGAACACCAGGTGGCAGAACGAACATTTATAATTACGTTCGTTTAGATGCTGTTGCATGTGCGCGTTGTAAACGTCGGCGCTCTCTAACGTTACTCCGCAAAACGAACAGGTCGTCTCGCCGGTAAACTGCGGTAACCGTcgcgccgccgccgctgaATCCTCCTCGTTCGACgtcgccccctggtggtgaTCGCCGGATGAATTCGAACTCGACGATAAACTCGGTCGATTCACGGAATCGCCGACGGAATTCTTCGATTCGGGAGACGAATGAATCGAATCCGACGAATCGCTGAACGGTTTCTGCTTCGCGTCCATATCTAGTTTCATCGCCGCTTTATAGGTGGCGTTATcgttgatttcgattttaactTTCGCGTCGTGCGAATCGACTGGACTGATCTCCATTTTCTTATCGCTCAAATCGAGAATCTCGCCGCCGCTAGATGGCGCCGCCGCTACGTCATCGGGATGTTTACGTTTAGCCTCGGTACGCGGCGACGAGTGACCGTTAGGAAGCATCAACGCCGGGTTCATCGTCGGCGTCGCGTGTTTCGTCGTCATGGCGTCGATGAGCGGAGACGGCGAGATAATCGGCGTCGAAGCCATCGGGAATTTGGCGTTCGGTATCGGAGAGAG from Tubulanus polymorphus chromosome 12, tnTubPoly1.2, whole genome shotgun sequence includes:
- the LOC141914162 gene encoding uncharacterized protein LOC141914162, yielding MESQGGVTIDSTDGPIISCPYPPQPQAKRRKSSPPVRIVRPAKFDDDRHDDHNNDSSDDEGNLCIDEDVTNDNDKRSTVHHRGNNANYPLQQWPNYPDQKNGCDTIHHYPTTAAPPGGLNVIRPKAEKIQAIKPYQYEQNTNNADPMSMLRTMIDRIPQSETEPTTAQPIRTEPSKLDNEQTTSSNNQPSVVMPTSAFTRVLPKTESTPMTPVGGGGAADDSRVPGFKQAEDSTMMMNMNLMQNAGMMLQNPMMLAAAAAMNPLLAHLQQQQQQNPLLPSPAVMNQQQMFAAQQMWMLQMQMMMQQNPFNGMWPQQFGFPQTGGSTAGYPMLAMNANAPTETKATKNGKKTTYPCMYCSKIIKGQKRFDAHVKLHQKKHYDSQREQQGAPPAAMSNGFMSHMFSGTSGAQFPPLSPIPNAKFPMASTPIISPSPLIDAMTTKHATPTMNPALMLPNGHSSPRTEAKRKHPDDVAAAPSSGGEILDLSDKKMEISPVDSHDAKVKIEINDNATYKAAMKLDMDAKQKPFSDSSDSIHSSPESKNSVGDSVNRPSLSSSSNSSGDHHQGATSNEEDSAAAARRLPQFTGETTCSFCGVTLESADVYNAHMQQHLNERNYKCSFCHLVFAKSAARKQHERIHTPRSASSSSSELFQCAYCPKTFVQRTTLRHHTRTHTGEKPYKCPYCDMSFAHHKSRVHHIRTHTGERPYACNICQARFAQSGNLHRHMRIHEVNRGTTCNFCLQGFKAVATLERHLQAHVDNYNPSMGAQCGLCEERFTELRALNEHIATHRSMSHQCEHCDEKFHSQYLLTRHVRSAHRYGDEYPCEDCGKIFTNRGPLEIHRRWHQRRNNAAANNASPPSNAQSPPSNNNNNNIDSSSLSPLTPPSGERMSLNSMTDDDEELDVDGGFDDTDVINGYHGDESNCQNDSLLLQSAVECR